In Ignavibacteria bacterium, the DNA window CTTGTTTTGTTTCGAATTCTTCAAAGTATATTACTCGCCAATCATTGCCTCGCTTTGTCCAGAAAGATTTTACCTTTTCGTTATGTTCTTGCAAACGACGTTCTAAATCTTCTGTCATACCTGTATAACGATAACCCTCTCGACTTAGTATCACATAAACAAAGTATTTCATTGATCATTTTTCAACTTGTCCGGAAACAAAAAAAGGCTCTTTGACGAACCTCTTTTACTTGTAGCGGGGGCAGGACTTGAACCTGCGACCTCCGGGTTATGAGCCCGACGAGCTACCAACTGCTCTACCCCGCGATATATATTTTATTTCCTATCGACGAGCTACTCCCGATTTATCGGGACACTACACCGCGATGTGAATTTCAAAATTTTGTGTGCAAATATAAAAAAAAATCCCCGATACACCAAATGCATCGGGGATTTACAAATTTATTACTGAAAATTATTTCATCAATAACATTTTTTTAGTGATCGTATTTCTACCTGATTTTAGTTGATACATGTAAACACCGCTTGGCAATTCACTTGCAGAGAATTGTATTTTATAATCACCTTGTTCTTTTAC includes these proteins:
- a CDS encoding GIY-YIG nuclease family protein — protein: MKYFVYVILSREGYRYTGMTEDLERRLQEHNEKVKSFWTKRGNDWRVIYFEEFETKQ